The sequence below is a genomic window from Macadamia integrifolia cultivar HAES 741 chromosome 1, SCU_Mint_v3, whole genome shotgun sequence.
ATGAATAAAGAGATAGATACAAAACAAATTTTCCATGAAGTCTTTTTGATAGGATTTCAAAATTGAATGGGGTAGGAAAAGTTAACTACCACATATTATTGCATTAAATGATCTAGTCTTGAAAAATTTCTAACCCCAACAAACAAAGAGCGAAGGTTTTTAGTCTTTAGAGGACCTCATCTTCCCATCTCTTCttgtcttttcctcttttttccatcAAACAAATTAGGCAGAAAAATTAggggataaaaaaaaagaggttacaCTGGCCTCTTgaggggtgtcaataagaaaatctcatTATTAAAAATGATAAGAGAAATGACATGTTTGTGAGAAAAAGATGTTTCAATGttgtttaattaaaaaaagaaatgcatGTAGACACTCACCCATAATGGACTAATCAAGACTTCTACATtatccaaatttcaaaataccTCAACTAACATATGATAGCTCCCGGAAATAATAATATAAGCCACCAAAGATTAATGGAAGAGTCTTGTTGTAACCAAGATTGATAAAAGTAAATTGTTActttacttttttacccttcagtataattcattattttttcaattgatGCAAATCCTATATTTTCATACGCATATATGAAAATTATATATGCAGATTTTAACAATcacataatttatttttctcatagTTAATTTAGCATTTGCAAGAAAAAGTTTGGACTCTTACAACCACAGTGAGACAACATCTTTTGTGAGAAAGAGGCTCGATTGTAAAAAGTAGGTGAGAGAGATGACATGGTTTGTGAGGAATagatattataaaaaaatgtttgcCTGTGTGTCAATGATGTCAATGATGTTTAATTAAAAAACGAAAACACACGTACACACTCACCCATAATCGACTAATCAAGGCTTCTCCTACATtatccaaatttcaaaataccTCAACTAACATATGATGATAGCTCATGaagtaataatataaaaaaagcAAAGATTAATAAAAGAATCTTATTGTAACCAAGTTTGATGAAAAGAGATTGTaataacccaagggggtagctcagttggtgagcaacaaacttggtacgagccgtaaattcGAACGGCCTAAATTCAACTTCCACTTGGCATacattgggccactcacactggggggtgtttagtgctgtTCACTTCAGTGAAAGTtaaatagttctcattcaaccccattATGACCCAATTCATACGATTGTGGGGCTAGTATAGGCCCGCGGGACTATTCAAGCCAAAGGTCTAAATACttgttgttagcaaaaaaaaaaaaagagattgtaaccttatttttttgctCAACATGATACATTGTTTTTCAATAGCAGTAAATCCTCTCATTTCACTTCCATATTTGAAAAACATTTTAACAATGACATAATGACAAGTTGTGAACAAGGGCCTTGTGTACTTGGTAGAGTGTGGAGTGTTAAAACCCATCTCATCTGGAGATCTTGGGTTTATGTCTCTTATTTCACATCTTCACTCCCCTCATAGAATAGGATTAAAGTAGGACTTATCCCTCCCCTCCAACCCgccctctcaaaaaaaaaaaagacataatgataagtcatttttaaattatttaaatttttttttttaaatcatacaTTAAACAACGATTAAGAATAAGATAACAGAAATTATAATATCTTATTTCATCAATTTGGTAACAAGAAGATGCACTCAATCAATATTAATAACTCAAGATTCAGAAGAAATAATTCCGAACAACCTAAAAACAGCTCTAACAAACTAAAGTAGGTGAAGAAGGAATTGATAGATGACTAGCTAAAATAAAAGGCTCTTGAGTCCCCAATAATGAAAAATCATCGCCTACAAATTAATTTTATTAAACTTTCCCCCACATAGAGAAAGTTGCTTTCTGATTATGACATTTGAAGCCAAAGGGTCCCTGaccatttgagagagagagagagagcctttctctccattgttgtagggaaagggagaaaagggtagCAATGACAGTGTTAATTGTACATGTCATGTTCTTCAAAGCATATTTGCAAGAACTCTCTCCATCTCCATTCCTGACTCGATCAGAAGATTTTCTGTCCCCATGATCCCATCACAACCAAGGAAAGCAATTATGTTACTTGTTTTTGGTTGTAGTTACTCTTTTGAATATTCAACTCCTTACATAGGGAGAAGAATTATCCTCTCTACATGAGATCCCACCGCCTAAACAACATTTAAAGTTAGTGTAATTAATTCAGCATCGAATCATGATCTGATACTCATTGACAATGGAATCTCGTGTGGAAAGGTCAACCCGTGGTGAGAGGATCATGACTGGAATTTATCGTATATGTGTAGATGCAACAAGATGTAACACACACAAACATAATGGACTAGTAAAGACTTGCCTCACATTATCCAAATTTCAAAGAATACCTCAAGTAACATATGATAGTTTcgaaataataatataaacaagcaaatattaatgaaaaaatcCTTTATCACAAAATACATGATAGCTCCTGCCAATGATATAAATTAGCAATGATTAATGGAAGAATCCTTtaacccccaaaaaataaaatacaagaaaaatcttATTATAACCAAGATTGATGAAAATAGTTTGTTACTTtacttttttatccttttaagTATAACATATTGTTTTTTCAATGAAAGTAAATTCAGACATTTTACTTGCataattgaaaaatatgcaGCCTTTAACAATGATATAataataaatcttttttttttttcaaaatatttttaaaaaactatttttttatattaaataatttttaaaaatacgacaagaacaaataaaggaaaaaaggttACTATTTCTTATATCATCATTTTGATAATGACAAGATAGAgtcaagacaaaaaaaaaaaaaaataatagagtCAATATTCGAGAGAAACATCTCCATCGAAATCTATCCCAaatataagagagaaaaaaatggtgaaaaatGAATAAAGAGATGCCCAACTAAAGTAGAAGGCTCTTGAGTTCCGAATAATGTAAAAGTGTGGCTACATAATCCCTTTCATTTTTTAGATTTCCCTCCACATGAAGGTGTTGCcatttggaatggaaaaaaagGGTAGCAAAGGGAGTGTTAAGTCTCTTGACTATATATGTCTGTTCTTAGAATATTGCAAGAGCTCTCACTACCCCACTTCTCACCTCTCCACCACCATTGCAAGccaatcaaaatattttgaaaactaTTTTTACCTTTATATTAAATAAGTTTTAAAAGTCCGACaagaaacaataaaggaaaatagGTTACTATTTCTTATATCATCATTTTTATAATGACAAGATAGAGTCAAGAttctaccccccccccaaaaaaaagactCAAAATTAATAGTCAATATAGGAGAGAAACATCTCCATAGAATCCTATCCCAAatctaagagaaaaaaaaatggtgaaaaagGAATAGAGAGATGCTCAACTAAAGTAAAAAAGGCTCTTAAGACATGCACAAATTAGACATTGCTCCAAATATGACATTGAATAGAGCAGATTGGAATTCCAAGATCTAGGTAGCAGACGTCATCTAGTTGTGTCTACTTTATTactatttttatgatttaattcctatcatttttttttttttcaatccttgcttgaatccatgtagtcgacccttttaagttgagataaaattttgttgttgttgtatatcaACTCCCAACATGGGTAGAAGCATAACTTCTCTCCACATAAGATCCCACTGATTAAGGATTATAAACTATGAGCCAAACCTAATAACTCATCGGTGACTCATGGTCTGATATCCATTCATGATGAAATCTTATGTAAGGTCACTCCATGGGGAGAGGATGAAgctttgcttctttttctttttttttttttttttttttggggaaaaggaTCAAAACTCAAACGTATATGTATGTGTCAATTAGATGCGACAAGATCCTACAGTTTTAGGCAGAAAACTTCACTGTTAACACAGTGATGTGCATTGGATggagggtagggtagggtagggtagggtgggGAGTGGGGAAGGAATCTCTGATGCCATATGAGGACGATGGTACACCGACAATTTGAGCAACTTTATTCTCAAAAAATAACCAAATCAATTATCTCCGAAATTATTTCCCataaaataaccaaaaccaaccaTGACGTGTCACCCTTAATTTTATGAATGGTAAGCATTAGATTGTCATGGGATCTCACTATCACAGTAGAAAGTCATTATgggcattttggtaattttactaaACCTTCTTTTCTTAAGGGAAGAGAAGCCGGATAGGATAATGGTAGAGCCTATTCTTTAGCTcatccacaaaaataaaaaccagaGAAAAATTAAGAATCTGAGACTTCAAGAGGACTCCTCAAGCCTCAATGgtcttctttaatttttcaacTCTGGTTTTCTTTTAGAATTccaattttttgtttatatatataaccCATATGAATctatttttcttcatcttctcttcatCATTCTTCTTAATTTGTTGCCTCCAATGAAGAAGCCTCATCTGATTGAGGTTCCTCATGGGAGGATAGCCCTTTCCAATACCCCAAAATTGATTCTCATAGTTACCTTTTCCCTAATTCTTATCACCATTGTCCCTATCTTTCTCTTTGATTATCCATCCTTAATTTCCTCCTCATTCACCTTCCATTCTAATAATTTGTCCccacttccttcctcttctcttgcAGAGTATTCGAATGAGGCGTCGCCGTCGCTGTCGGCGGCGACGGTGACAAAGAAATGTGATTTATTTAAAGGGGAATGGGTTCCTTTTCCAGGGGAACCTTACTATACAAATGAGACCTGTGGAGAAATCTATGATCATCAGAATTGTCTTAAGTTTGGGAGGCCTGATACTGGTTTTTTGAAATGGAGATGGAAGCCTTATGAATGTGAGTTAACTCGGTTCAACACAATGCTATTTTTCAAGATTGTTAGAGGGAAGTCTTTGGCCTTCGTTGGAGATTCTATGGCAAGAAACCAACTGCAGTCATTGTTGTGCCTATTATCTAAGGTGAGTCCTCATGAACCTTTAAAATGTTCAAGGCATTACTTTTGAGTAGAGTAATTGTTTAATGGCTTCCGTTTGTGAGGGCCAATAGGAGTGCATAAGGAAGCATCAACAAAGAtgttattttttcatttcatgttgTGTGGTCGTCATTTCGTCCCATGTGCCTGAGTGTAGGGCCACATTTCAccataaaaatcattttctcaatttttgtaTTCGAACAAAGTTTTCTGTCGGTGAGAAATTGATGCATCACAAACATAGTGGTTACGCAATGACCACCGTACCTCTCCTAGGAatgagtccacatcctctgcagtaGTCATAATAATATTGTAAGTATCTGACCCGTTAGAGCATCCGGACACACACTTCAAGGGGCTCTTAGCCATCGAATGTCCACTGCATCGATGtgctgcagaggatgtggagGCCTATGTGTAGGCACAGGGGCCTCGGAGCCTCTAGcatacaaaagaaaaacagtattttttttatttttttcgagAAATGGTTTCGACTCTCTATGGGTattcatcttttctttaataGGGATAGAAATGTCTTTTCATGGGAGGAGAAGAGAATAGGCTCACGCAACGAACCTAATCCCTTTCCCTTTTGTCGAGGTGGTTGGGTTGATCGTCAATAAAGGGCCACTTAAAAGTATGACATATTAGGTGCACATCCATTAATGTAAGGGGATGCAAAGTGGGCCCAAGTACCATTCTCGTAGAGTACGTTCAGCCAAGAGCCAGCTCAGCCCACATGAGCGTTGGAAATTAGGCCCAGATAGGCCCATCCCCTTGGCCAAAATTACTTTCATACCCTCATAATACAGTAGGGTTGAGAAACCCATCAAAGAGCCAGCTAGTATGTGTAGTTACCATGGGAAAATAGAAGTTGAGACGTGAGAGTTCCTTTTTGGATTTagatcttctccaactctttaGTGTGTAAATCTTGTGTAATTCTCTATATGTGCATGCGATATttgtgaattttgaaaatttacaGATGTCACGTTCAAGAGAGAATTATACAAAAATTACACGATTAAGAATTAAAGACGATCAGgatcttctttttttggatcAAGGGAGGGGACTAGAGACAAGGTTATCAAAATAGGAATTGGAGATTGAATCACTTTCTGGTCTATTCTACTTTCTCTTAGATCCATTAATTGTGCAAACTTACAGGTTTAGGTGACCTTAAAAAGTTGTGAGATTAGATTCTCACCGACACTGAAAAGTGCATAAACCAAAACTCCCAGTTTCTCTAGGGACTAGTAACTTTATGGGAAAGGACAATCTAAATCATCTTTAATAGTCTTTAGTCTTTATTTGCTTTTGAAAGCACTGAACCTGTCATCTTCTTCAATTACATCATTGCTCTTGGTTGGCCACCAACCAAACTTGATTTTCCAGAGCATTTgaagaaaatccaaaataaacTCCTTTTTCCATAACGGATCCATCCATGGTTTCAAATATCCGTATCGTATCGGCCATATCATATTTGTATCGGCTGAGACCAATCCCTGATCCAGATCGATTATCTATATCGTTTTAGaggtaaaacaataaaaaaacttACTTTCTCTGAAAAGTAACAAGTAAAAGTGATCAATACCCACCAATCTGATCCGGATCCAGATCCGATTGGTAATGGCTTACTAAATCTATGGATCCATCATATCTAAGAAGATAATTTATTTAAAGGAAAGGCACCATCTTTTTTTATGATAAGAAACTTCATTACGTGAATAGAACAGTTCTTACATTCTTACATTTTTAAAAATTGAAGTAGAGTACTTACAAAGTCTTGATTTCACTGCCCCACTTAAGCTTATGGGGAATAGATACCTCATCCCTGTTCTCTTTTCAAAATGTACAACTTCAAAAACATTCCATAAGCTTAGAAACATCAAAGAATAAGTTAAACATCTCCCAAGGCCACCCTTTTCATATTTGCTTGCTTGAGTCATTCAACAACTTCTTGACAATCCATCCAAACTACTGAATGACATTATTATGGAAACTCCATAAATAATAGAAAGTTATCTCTAGGACAGAAAAGATACAATGCTTATCAGCTTTAGATAAAGTAGGATCCATGAGTATAGATTCTAAAAAACATGGAAATGTTTAAAGCAATGAGATAAATGATATATTTAGATTTTATACCCATAGATTCAGCAGCCAAAACTCTTTTAGAGAAatcacaagagaagaaaatatgcCACTTCATTTCTAATTCCTTTTGACAAAAGCAACAAAGAGGATCCACATTTGAGAAAGTAGAGATTTTAGATTTAGCAGCTATCACAAGTGAAATGACAAGATTTTATTATATCATTCGAGTTTTCTTTGTTTAACACACTTTTCGAGTATAAatgtgaaatgacaagattTTATAATCTTTTCACCAACTTTGGTTACGACAAAAATTTTCCTTACATATAATGACAATATTTACTAAAGAATACATTTTCAGATTCTCGTCATTGATAAAGCTTTGTGTTATTTATATTATTAGTTAGGACTCTGTCAaatgacaaacaaacaaatacCAAGATCTGTCTGCTTATGTGCTTGGACAATTGACTCATCTccattttacaataaaaaagaaatgctCCAGTAGATAAACATGAGATTATTATGACAGTTTGTTTGTCAACCTCTAAAATattttggtgggggtggggggacttaatttttggtttctttgtaTAACAAATAATGTTTAATTTGAGCTGATACCATAAATTTATCAACTTTTGCATGAGAAAATGATACCTAGGAAAAAAACACTCCATTTCCCAAAAGATTAGCATTTAGGAACATATCTCTATACTGCCAATAGTTACAAACATCACTTTACTGTCTGGCTAAACTAGGACAAGGCAAATTGCATCAATTTGGCTGAGGAAATTATTTCTTTGGGAGGGGAGAGAAGTCAAGGTTTCTTAGTGTCATAACTATACCTTAGAGATGATGTACACTTCTAATATGGCCATATGTGGCTCAAAACAAGGGGATGTAACATGAAGCTGCCTGTACAGTCAGGATCTTTACATGCATGATACCATGATAAAAAGGGGAAAGTGTAAGGTGCAGATATGTTTAACTCATAATAGGACCTAGTTTGTGTGAATGTATTCAttaatttttattgtttgtttCATTTTCCACTCCCATGAAACTACCCTGCTGTGTAACAAGAAAGTTAAActatgtgttaagtttgtctcaaattcttgacccgttttgaagattgacccgctccgacatattttggtggcgatctgaatgagaagttttctgagatctgtgatggaagcagaggggttgggccaagTCCAGAGCCCAGTACTCATCtcatatgggggtgcgggggctacgcctCTACGGTATAGTTCAACCGGATTGACCGTGACCCGATTGGTCAAACCGCAACTtgaagtatataatgtattgttgtcttattgagaaagtcattgtattttggggttttttcgagTTAAGGTTCCAGGgcaagttttctcgccgctgcttgggtgtaatctctcttctgcatggtgaaacatcttctttttcacccgagaacatagcacaccacaccgGTGTTTGAACTTCGTTAAATCTTTATGTTGTGCTGATCTATTGTCTGTTTATGCTCGTATTTTTCTTGATGTTTGCTCTGACACTACATATCCTCTGTATTTTCAGGTGCCAGTAGATGTTTCTTACCTGCCAGACGGAAAAACCAAACGGTGGCTGTACACCGACTACAACTTCACCATCATATTCTTCTGGTCACCACACCTAGTTAAAACCACGGAAGATGACAGACCCAAAGGTCCACTTCTCTTTCCTCTCGTGAACATTTATGTAGATGAGTTTGATAAGTCCTGGACAAACCAGATCCCCAAGTTGGATTATGTGATTGTTTCAGCTGCACAGTGGTTCTGGAGGCCATCCATGTTTTATGAAAAGGGTAAGATGGTTGGATGCTTTGACTGTAAAGACAAAAATATTAAAGACCTTACCCTGTTCTATGGGTACAGCAGGGCCTTCCGAACTGCCTTGAGAGCCATTTATGAAGACCAGAACTTCAATGGAATCACATTTCTG
It includes:
- the LOC122081724 gene encoding protein trichome birefringence-like 19, with the protein product MKKPHLIEVPHGRIALSNTPKLILIVTFSLILITIVPIFLFDYPSLISSSFTFHSNNLSPLPSSSLAEYSNEASPSLSAATVTKKCDLFKGEWVPFPGEPYYTNETCGEIYDHQNCLKFGRPDTGFLKWRWKPYECELTRFNTMLFFKIVRGKSLAFVGDSMARNQLQSLLCLLSKVPVDVSYLPDGKTKRWLYTDYNFTIIFFWSPHLVKTTEDDRPKGPLLFPLVNIYVDEFDKSWTNQIPKLDYVIVSAAQWFWRPSMFYEKGKMVGCFDCKDKNIKDLTLFYGYSRAFRTALRAIYEDQNFNGITFLRTYSPGHFDNGAWNEGGTCTKTRPYMSNEKKLEGFEEWFYKTQLEEFRTAESEGKKRGLKFRLLDTTQAMLLRPDGHPGLYGHPPEEKRNVSDCVHWCLPGPTDTWNEFLLHILRMESEITETETIR